The DNA region CTTTATTCCATACTTACCTCATCTAGTTGTAACAAAGAAAGAAATGAAAGTTCAGACGACAAGTTAACGCTGGAAAGGGCTGACTATAATGGCAATGAATTGAGGATTAATGGATATTATTATAAAAAGGATTCAAAACATCCTCAGATTTCTGTTTTTTTCTTATACAAAAACGGTCTGATTCTATATGGAAGTGCATTTGATATAGATTATACAAATGAAATGGAAGAAAGATATAGAAATGGTAATTATGGTAATAATTCAGAAAAATATTACTGGGGTGTATTTCAAATAGAGGGTAATAAAATCAAATACGAAAAATGGGTCCCGAGTGAAGGTCCTTTTTCGGCTTTCACTTATGAAGGTGTAATATTAAATGATACTACCTTTGTAATCAATAAAAGTTACAGGATGGAAAATGGTCAAAAAACAAAAATAAGTGAACTTGATTGGGAATATCACTTCAAGCAATTTTCGCCTAAGCCAGATAGTACCAATAGGTTTATACCGTAACTGTAATCATATGGATAAAATAAAAATGCTTATGTTATTAAGTCTCGTCCTGAAATAGCGTTACAAAAAAAATAGTTCTTTGATTTTATAGAATTTTATTGGCGGTCATATATGTGAAACAAAGCGGACAAAACGATCAATTATATTATGCGCATACCGACCACTTAGGTAGTATTGTACAACTGACGGACAATAATGGCAACGCTGTTTTTAATGCTTCCTATGATGCATGGGGACAACAGGAAGTAACCACCAATACCATCGGGTTCTCTCGCGGTTACACAGGTCATGAGCACCTACCGGAGTTCGGGTTGATCAACATGAATGGAAGGATGTATGATCCATTGGTGGGAAGGTTCCTTAGTCCGGATCCTTTTGTACAGGCGCCGGAGTATTCGCAAAACTTTAATAGATACAGCTATTGCTTGAATAATCCGTTGATATATACCGACCCGAGTGGATATTGGTTTGGGTTGGATGATTTATTTGTTGCTGTATCTGGTTTCGTTTTCAACTATGTAAGTTACGGGCTAAGCACCGGCAATTGGGGTGGAAAAGCACTGGCTGCCGGTGGAATTGGCGCTGTAACATCCTGGCTCGGTTATAATCTTTTTATAAGACCTGACCTTATAGCTAATCCTAACAACATGCCCAATCCTAATTTTGCTACTTTTAAGCATTATATGAATCTATTCAATAGTGACGCGACACAACAATATTTATGGCAAACCGGTTCTTCCACATTGATAAATTCTTATACAAATAGAGAAAAACTTACTGAAGCCGATAAAAACAGTTGGAGTGCTGTATGGACTATAAGTGCATATGGTTTGGCAGGCTCATTAACTCAAGGGGCGGATATTGACCCCTCAAAAGTAAATGTGTCTCGAAGATTAAGACAGTGGGGAGGGATTGTTTTAACGAACAATATTTCAAACAATATGAATGATGATGGGATATTTGAGCTAAACTCACTTCATGTGGGTATTTTGGGATACAATTTCAAAAATAATGATCTTTACTCTGTTTTCAGTAAGGGACTTAATGGAAGTCAACGCTTTGATATGGCGTTTGAAACACTTTTAGGAGCAACTATGATTAATAAAAATATCCATTATCATGGTTTGGAAACTTCAAGATGTAACAAAGGAATATCCGGTTTAAGAAAGTCGCCTGTTTCTAAATTTATGATTCCACTATCAAAAATAGGAGAATATTCAAGAAAAGTTTATCTGATGGGTGATAAGTATATGTTTTTGTACAATGGAAAAACATTATTTCAATATTGGTATGAAAACCATTACGAAAACGGATTACCTAAATTTTGATTTTAAATTTATGAGATTATGATGCGAGTAATAATGATTGTTGTATGTATATTTTTCATACAAGGATGTTCATTCCGATACCCTGATTTAGTTATCAATAATATTATCCAAGAATTAAAAAAGAGTGAAAATTCCGTAGAACAGGATACAGCAAATATTGAAAACAAGCATAACAGAGTTTTTATAGATACCCGTGATGGCAGGAGTTATCGGATTGTCAAAATTGGCAACCAAATGTGGATGGCTCAAAATTTAGCATATAAGCCTAAAAAGGGGAAGTATTGGTGCTATATTAATGATGAGATATATATATCGGAATTTGGTTATGTTTACAGATGGAAAACGGCAATGGAAAAAGATATATGTCCATGTGGTTGGCGACTGCCATCACCAAAAGATTATGAAATTCTTTTGGATAATTTTGGAGGTATGGGACTTGAAGCTCATGAAAGATTAATAATAACCGGTGACTCTGGCTTTAATGGTGTAGGTTCATATGGTCGTGGAGGCGCAGTTTGGATTTACACGGCTTATTTATGGACAACCGAAAAAGGTATTGCTTTTACTTTTGGAGATAAAAGACCCGACCGGGAAAATTTTGCCAAAATTGTATATTCTTTATCAAGTGGTGGATTACCTGTACGATGTATTAAGGATGAGTAAATTATTAGGATATTTGTTTACATATTGAGTAAGGTAATGCATTTGCATAATTATTTTGGTCGGCAACATTGGAATATCATACAAAAAAAGAACAAAGCTGCTATGAAAACCGTTATCTTTGCGGGAGATTACGAAAAAATCACAGAAAATGGGATAACGAAGCAGTTATATTATATCTCGGGTGGTGACGGGCTGGCGGCCATATATGTGAAACAAAGCGGGCAAAGCGACCAGATCTATTATACGCATACCGATCACTTAGGTAGTATTGTACAACTGACGGACAATAATGGCAACGCTGTTTTTAATGCTTCCTATGATGCATGGGGAAAACAGGAAGTAACCACCAATACCATCGGGTTCTCTCGAGGTTACACAGGTCATGAGCACCTACCGGAGTTCGGACTGATCAACATGACCCGACCGAAGGGAGAGCATGGAGCGCATAGCGGAATAACATCCGGCAGGATGTATGATCCATTGGTAGGGAGGTTCCTTAGCCCGGATCCTTTTGTACAGGCACCGGAGTATTCGCAGAGCTTTAACCGGTATTTCTATTGCTTGAATAACCCGCTGATATTTACAGATCCGAGCGGAGAGTTTATTTTTACGGCATTATTGTCTGGTATAGGTATTCCAAGTATTTTTAGTGCAGCAAAAAAAGATGGACAACATTATAAATTTTGGACAGAAAGAAGAGCAAACAAAAGGGCTTCAATATATTTTAACAAATATCATGGTGTTAATTGGAGTTATCCAAACTATCCATTATAGTTAAAAAATAGATTATGAAAAAAGTAAATATATATATACCCATATTGTTACTATTGACAATGCTCAGATGTAATTCCTCTATGGATATTGAGACTTTTATATATGTTGATAATCATTCTGACATTTCAACATTACTTTATTTTCCTCTGATAGGAATGGAAGGAGGTATTTATCCTGATACTACTATTGGATTTGAGAAGAAAAATGTAGGATATCCAACTAAACCTGGGAAAAGAGCTTATGCGGGAATATCAAACATAAGTTTAGAAGACTGGATTTTAACTTTTCCTAAAGACACAGTTTCTATATATATCTTTTCTCAAGATATAGTAGACAAATATGATTGGTCAGAAATTCAATCGAATTATAAAATATTGCAACGTTATGATTTGAGTATAAAAGATTTTGAGAAACTTTCTGACACAAAGAGCGGTGTTCCAATTATTACTTATCCGCCAACAAAAGAAATGAAGGATATGAAGATGTGGCCGTCGTATGAAAATAAATGAGGTGTTTCTCTTCGTCCCTGTTCAGTTATATTATGCGCACACCGATCACTTAGGCAGCATTGTACAACTGACGGACAATAATGGCAATGCTGTTTTTAATGCTTCCTATGATGCATGGGGATATCAATCTGTGACCACCAATACCATCGGGTACTCTCAAGGTTACACAGGTCATGAGCACCTACCGGAATTCGGGTTGATCAATATGACCCGACCGGAGGGAGAGCATGGAGCGCATAGCGGAATAACACCCGGCAGGATGTATGATCCGTTGGTAGACCGTTTTAAGTCCTGGCTCCTATATACAAAATCAGCTGGCACTCATTTTCCTGTAAGAATAAACACCATAAGTATCATTCTCATTACTATATGGATCACTGCAGAAAGTAAATTGATCAACAATCAATAAATTATGGTATTTTTGCAGCTTTAAACTATGATAAGCTATAATACCATGGAAAATCAAGAAAAGAAAGATATACGCCTGAAATCCCTGGATGCGCTCAGGGGTTTTGATATGTTGTTCATTATGGGTTTTGCCGGTTGGATCGTCGCCCTCTGCAACCTTTTCCCCGATTCCGCCGTCATGAACTGGCTGTCGGGACAGATGGAACACGTTGACTGGAACGGATTAAAACACCATGACACCATATTTCCCCTGTTCCTGTTCATCGCAGGTATTTCTTTTCCGTTTTCGTATGCCAAACAAAAAAGCAAAGGCAGGACAAAGAAGGAAATATACCTGAAGATTGTGAAGCGCGGGGTAGTACTTGTTTTGTTAGGCCTGGTATATAACGGTATTTTCAAACTTGATTTCGAAAACATGCGCTATGCAAGTGTTTTGGGCCGTATAGGCCTGGCATGGATGTTTGCCGCCCTGTTGTATGTTACTTTCAAGACAAAAATCAATATCGCCATATCTGTTGTTATCCTTGTCGGTTACTGGTTATTGATGTGGCTTGTCCCGGGAGGATCCGATCCTTATTCGCTGGAAAACAATCTGGTGGGAGCTATTGACCGCATCCTGTTACCCGGCCGGCTACTGACCAACGGGATCTTCGATCCGGAAGGTTTGTTCAGTACGCTTCCGGCGATTGTAACTGCATTGATGGGCATGTTTACCGGACAATTGATCAAACTTCCGAAAGAGCAATGTACGGAAAATAAAAAAGTCATATACCTGCTGGGTGCAGCTCTTGTCC from Bacteroidales bacterium includes:
- a CDS encoding RHS domain-containing protein, with amino-acid sequence MKINEVFLFVPVQLYYAHTDHLGSIVQLTDNNGNAVFNASYDAWGYQSVTTNTIGYSQGYTGHEHLPEFGLINMTRPEGEHGAHSGITPGRMYDPLVDRFKSWLLYTKSAGTHFPVRINTISIILITIWITAESKLINNQ
- a CDS encoding DUF5009 domain-containing protein, with translation MENQEKKDIRLKSLDALRGFDMLFIMGFAGWIVALCNLFPDSAVMNWLSGQMEHVDWNGLKHHDTIFPLFLFIAGISFPFSYAKQKSKGRTKKEIYLKIVKRGVVLVLLGLVYNGIFKLDFENMRYASVLGRIGLAWMFAALLYVTFKTKINIAISVVILVGYWLLMWLVPGGSDPYSLENNLVGAIDRILLPGRLLTNGIFDPEGLFSTLPAIVTALMGMFTGQLIKLPKEQCTENKKVIYLLGAALVLGIIGWLWNFTFPVNKKLWTSSFVCVLAAYSLINFAIFYYIIDVKGHTRWSFFFRVIGLNSITIYLAQSIINFRQISNFFLRGVVSLCPENIGNLINATGYVMACWLFLYFLYKKNVFLKV
- a CDS encoding RHS domain-containing protein, which produces MAVIYVKQSGQNDQLYYAHTDHLGSIVQLTDNNGNAVFNASYDAWGQQEVTTNTIGFSRGYTGHEHLPEFGLINMNGRMYDPLVGRFLSPDPFVQAPEYSQNFNRYSYCLNNPLIYTDPSGYWFGLDDLFVAVSGFVFNYVSYGLSTGNWGGKALAAGGIGAVTSWLGYNLFIRPDLIANPNNMPNPNFATFKHYMNLFNSDATQQYLWQTGSSTLINSYTNREKLTEADKNSWSAVWTISAYGLAGSLTQGADIDPSKVNVSRRLRQWGGIVLTNNISNNMNDDGIFELNSLHVGILGYNFKNNDLYSVFSKGLNGSQRFDMAFETLLGATMINKNIHYHGLETSRCNKGISGLRKSPVSKFMIPLSKIGEYSRKVYLMGDKYMFLYNGKTLFQYWYENHYENGLPKF
- a CDS encoding RHS domain-containing protein gives rise to the protein MKTVIFAGDYEKITENGITKQLYYISGGDGLAAIYVKQSGQSDQIYYTHTDHLGSIVQLTDNNGNAVFNASYDAWGKQEVTTNTIGFSRGYTGHEHLPEFGLINMTRPKGEHGAHSGITSGRMYDPLVGRFLSPDPFVQAPEYSQSFNRYFYCLNNPLIFTDPSGEFIFTALLSGIGIPSIFSAAKKDGQHYKFWTERRANKRASIYFNKYHGVNWSYPNYPL